The genomic stretch TTACCGGTACGGGCAAAGCCAGTCTGGATCTCATCACAGATCATCACGATGCCATGTTTATCACACAGTTCGCGAATCGCGCTGACCCAAGAGTTCGGTGCCTGGTAGAAACCACCTTCACCCTGAATCGGTTCAAAGATGATGGCTGCCACGCGTGACGGCTCGATGTCACACGCGAACAGATCGTTAAGCGCGCTCAGGCTCTGCTCTTCACTGATACCGTGGTAAGCATTTGGGTATGGTACGTGGAAGATGTCACCTGGGAACGGACCAAAGCCGATTTTGTAAGGTGCAACTTTACCGGTCAGACCCATACACATGTTGGTGCGGCCGTGGAAGCCACCTTTAAACGCGATAACACCGCTGCGGCCGGTGTGGGCGCGGGCAAATTTAACCGCGTTTTCTACCGCTTCGGCACCGGTAGTCACAAATGCGGCTTTCTTGTCGAAGTCACCCGGAGCGATCTCGACCACTTTTTCTGCCAGTTCAACGAAGCTGGTGTAAGGGGTCACCATAGAACAGGTGTGGCTGAAGTTATCCAGTTGGTCTTTCACTGCTGCGACGATGCGTGGGTGTGAATGACCGGTGTTGTTGACCGCGATACCCGCTGCAAAGTCAATGTACTGGTTACCTTCAATGTCAGTGATCAAGGCATTTTCCGCTTTCGCTGCATAAATTGGGGCCAGGTTCGCCATGCCTTTTGCAACGACTTTTTCCTTGCGATTTTGCCATTCCGAGTTTGTCATAATGAGGTGTCCTTTTCGTGATTCAGGAGAGGCTTAGAAGCCGCCCAAGCAAAGATATTTAACGTTCAGGTATTCATCGATGCCTTGTTTGGCGCCTTCGCGGCCAAAACCAGACTGTTTCACACCACCAAAGGGTGCGACTTCATTGGAGATGAGACCTTCATTGATACCGACCATGCCATATTCCAGTTTCTCGGCGATACGGAAAGCGCGGTG from Vibrio ostreae encodes the following:
- the gabT gene encoding 4-aminobutyrate--2-oxoglutarate transaminase — protein: MTNSEWQNRKEKVVAKGMANLAPIYAAKAENALITDIEGNQYIDFAAGIAVNNTGHSHPRIVAAVKDQLDNFSHTCSMVTPYTSFVELAEKVVEIAPGDFDKKAAFVTTGAEAVENAVKFARAHTGRSGVIAFKGGFHGRTNMCMGLTGKVAPYKIGFGPFPGDIFHVPYPNAYHGISEEQSLSALNDLFACDIEPSRVAAIIFEPIQGEGGFYQAPNSWVSAIRELCDKHGIVMICDEIQTGFARTGKVFACEYYDAKPDLITMAKGIAGGFPLSGVVGKADIMDSATPGGIGGTYAGSPLACRAALEVIGIIKDENLCEKAQHVGLQFKESLLEMQKTIPQIGDIRQVGAMIAIELNDPETKQPLADLTKQLVLKCHHQGVILLSCGVKGNVIRFLPPLTIEPELITKGLEIITKELQSLI